In Pedobacter sp. WC2423, the following are encoded in one genomic region:
- a CDS encoding GxGYxYP domain-containing protein, whose product MTKSFNFIKTVVVLLLLLQFYTMSSIAQITWPASQLLPSFTAPAQTQDLITLRETSSRWEAESSAISHKTGRPETDGWLCQTGIDLPNLHMVYGPYDKTIPAGPNVAEFRMKIDNNTVNNDPVVDLEVVNATTGQILTTKTVTRQQFAIAADYTSFRLPFTMPANNQSIELRVFWRGTSYIKVDWVSADQNSSSAEMYLFASLKGIINQTKPRIFSYEGDSFAEGPYTWLQSLGLGWSEPADKWDLITKYRSEISGLIVYDPAQIHTVNLATMLAKSKNALIVSPLLLSRLTSAPYNLPILVDMRGQFSSKLQVYQTLYNTYWPNIDHRLLIGLNPEAHKAALREYATALGAAVVWLDPDIAGESELLNSFLSSMPAGSNFMGWWPEEASGVERASKYGLTTIASDWCTNLTVHSGTSRTVNIKPIPPKPALQNKIYVAFILSDGDNLQYVEHLMRKLWSNPDRGSVPIGWTLSPAMLDAMPGALNYFWQTATDNDNLISGPSGYGYTYPNSWTNQSLLEQFVAKTEDYNKRAGLRVITVWNTITGGISQNVGETFASHAPTLLGLTGQNTGGGLTIYNNSLPGMALSCNYCSNEQNMKDHIASAAAGWDRNSPRFVIIQAQPWNNARPTSFKDVAGSLNADYVVVRPDHIFQLIRESKGLSTSLPAKSHLSNKL is encoded by the coding sequence ATGACTAAATCGTTTAATTTTATTAAAACTGTTGTTGTGCTACTGCTTTTGCTCCAGTTTTATACCATGTCATCAATCGCTCAGATCACCTGGCCTGCCAGTCAGCTTCTTCCATCTTTTACTGCGCCAGCACAAACTCAGGATTTAATTACGCTTCGCGAAACATCTTCCCGGTGGGAGGCCGAAAGCTCAGCTATCAGTCACAAAACCGGAAGACCGGAAACAGACGGCTGGCTTTGTCAAACCGGAATTGACCTTCCAAACCTTCATATGGTTTACGGGCCCTATGATAAAACTATACCAGCTGGCCCGAACGTAGCTGAATTTCGAATGAAGATTGATAACAATACCGTCAATAACGATCCGGTAGTAGATCTTGAAGTCGTTAATGCCACAACCGGGCAGATCCTGACCACGAAGACCGTTACCCGTCAGCAGTTTGCTATAGCTGCAGACTATACCAGCTTTAGGTTACCCTTCACTATGCCAGCAAATAATCAATCCATAGAGTTACGCGTATTCTGGCGGGGAACCAGTTATATCAAAGTAGACTGGGTTAGTGCAGATCAAAATAGTTCCTCCGCAGAAATGTACCTGTTTGCCTCTTTAAAAGGGATTATTAACCAAACAAAGCCGCGTATTTTCTCTTACGAAGGTGATTCATTTGCAGAAGGGCCATATACCTGGTTGCAATCTTTAGGCTTAGGCTGGTCTGAACCCGCAGACAAATGGGATCTGATTACTAAATACCGCAGTGAAATATCCGGTTTAATCGTTTATGACCCTGCGCAAATACATACCGTTAACCTGGCAACCATGCTTGCAAAAAGTAAAAATGCCCTGATCGTCTCTCCATTACTGCTATCACGTTTAACCTCTGCTCCATACAATTTACCCATTTTAGTAGATATGCGCGGGCAGTTCAGTAGTAAGTTGCAGGTCTACCAAACTTTATATAATACCTACTGGCCAAACATTGATCACCGGTTATTAATCGGATTAAATCCTGAAGCACATAAAGCTGCCCTCAGAGAATATGCAACTGCATTGGGTGCAGCGGTAGTCTGGCTGGATCCGGATATCGCTGGTGAAAGTGAATTACTAAACAGCTTTCTTTCTTCCATGCCCGCAGGTTCAAACTTTATGGGATGGTGGCCTGAAGAAGCCTCAGGTGTAGAAAGAGCCTCAAAATATGGATTGACAACCATTGCCAGTGATTGGTGTACAAATCTGACCGTACATAGCGGTACATCAAGAACAGTGAATATTAAACCAATACCTCCAAAACCCGCATTACAAAATAAGATTTATGTGGCCTTCATTTTAAGTGATGGTGACAATTTACAATATGTCGAACATTTGATGCGTAAGCTTTGGTCTAACCCTGATCGCGGCTCAGTTCCTATAGGATGGACATTATCACCTGCAATGCTGGATGCTATGCCCGGAGCACTCAATTACTTCTGGCAAACCGCTACCGACAATGATAACCTGATTTCCGGCCCTTCAGGATATGGCTATACCTATCCGAACAGCTGGACTAATCAAAGTTTACTGGAACAATTTGTTGCTAAAACAGAAGATTATAATAAACGTGCTGGTTTGCGGGTGATTACGGTCTGGAACACCATCACCGGTGGAATCAGTCAGAACGTTGGAGAAACCTTTGCCAGCCACGCGCCAACCTTGCTTGGCTTAACTGGTCAGAATACAGGTGGGGGACTAACTATTTACAATAACAGCCTTCCTGGAATGGCACTTTCCTGTAACTACTGTAGCAATGAACAAAATATGAAAGATCATATTGCTTCTGCTGCCGCAGGATGGGATCGTAATTCACCACGCTTTGTAATTATACAAGCACAACCCTGGAATAATGCCAGGCCAACAAGTTTTAAGGATGTGGCGGGTTCCCTGAACGCAGATTATGTAGTAGTGCGTCCGGATCATATCTTTCAGCTTATCCGGGAATCAAAAGGTCTTTCAACCAGTCTGCCGGCGAAATCTCATTTGTCTAATAAACTATAA
- a CDS encoding type I restriction endonuclease, with amino-acid sequence MDLKLKLEQLHQRVVGLKDQINTEEATKNAFVMPFIQILGYDIFNPTEVIPEHICDIGTKKGEKVDYVIRKNNEPILIFECKHWKESADAHNSQLHRYYHVSKARFGVLTNGTIYNFYADLEKPNIMDEKPFLTIDLENLKDNSIKILESFTKNQYNLESILDSAEGLKYIKAIRNEFEKEIDNPSDEIVKLLVNRFFDKPLTANRMIAFKEYAKKALAISINESISFRLKSALSINEKIEKQDDIKTNNIDENQDESRIITTEEELEAFQIVKAILREKIPANRIAARDTQSYFGVLLDNNNRKPICRFHFNTANKYLETFQNGKDTGEKKQLKSLDEIYDYRSQLHQTVDNY; translated from the coding sequence ATGGATCTCAAACTTAAATTAGAACAACTTCATCAAAGAGTAGTCGGATTAAAAGATCAGATTAACACAGAAGAGGCAACGAAAAATGCTTTCGTCATGCCTTTCATTCAAATATTGGGTTATGATATTTTTAATCCTACAGAGGTAATTCCAGAACATATTTGTGATATCGGAACCAAAAAAGGCGAAAAAGTGGATTATGTAATCCGTAAAAATAATGAACCTATTCTCATCTTTGAATGCAAGCACTGGAAAGAAAGTGCAGATGCCCATAATTCACAACTCCACCGTTACTATCATGTTTCTAAAGCGAGATTTGGTGTATTGACAAACGGCACGATTTATAACTTCTATGCCGATCTGGAGAAGCCAAATATTATGGATGAGAAACCATTTTTAACTATTGATCTGGAAAACCTGAAAGATAACTCAATCAAAATTCTGGAAAGCTTTACCAAGAATCAATACAACTTAGAAAGTATTCTTGATTCGGCAGAAGGCCTCAAATACATTAAGGCAATCAGGAACGAATTCGAGAAAGAAATCGATAACCCATCTGATGAAATCGTCAAGCTACTGGTTAATCGTTTTTTTGATAAACCGCTTACAGCAAACCGAATGATCGCTTTTAAAGAATATGCGAAAAAAGCATTAGCTATTTCGATCAATGAGTCTATAAGCTTTCGCTTAAAATCAGCACTGAGCATTAACGAGAAGATTGAAAAACAGGACGATATTAAAACAAATAATATTGATGAAAATCAAGATGAGTCCAGGATTATTACTACTGAAGAGGAATTGGAGGCTTTCCAAATTGTTAAGGCAATTTTAAGAGAAAAAATCCCTGCGAATAGAATTGCAGCAAGAGATACCCAGTCTTATTTCGGTGTATTGCTTGACAATAATAACCGAAAACCAATCTGCCGGTTCCACTTTAATACCGCAAATAAATACCTGGAGACTTTTCAAAATGGAAAGGATACAGGCGAGAAGAAACAACTTAAAAGTCTGGACGAGATTTATGACTATAGAAGTCAATTGCATCAAACTGTAGATAACTATTAA
- a CDS encoding ATP-binding protein — MANKVEFKTSLLRMFRARIPFISIRSIERARVLEVVQQLAEEINIPIYVHSLSHGTMDIKTRKSVNDDRSVAGGLDYAVQYISQKQNLTFVFNEVSDIEDDNLVSRHIYDCVIQAIERGGSICLITTKSIWPQLQRLGMTITLNAPNEEEMLEVVKDCVTPYKNSIPLEWDETDYKMAATILANMTKIEAENVLATQMAKGSLTKDDIRELSNAKDKLFSDISGLEKVKIDPATLSVAGLSGLQNWLDNQKKLLTSNLKARKMRPPRGVLLVGVPGCGKSLSAKFIAANWNLPLYRLDLAAIQGQYLGQSENRLKEALASADNAAPCILWIDEIEKGLAGATSSNDGGTSIRMLGQFLFWLQESEAKVFVVSTANDVSKLPPELLRRGRFDELFFVDLPGNQERKDIINLYIQRNLLNRPTEGILTKLIEISEGFAGSDLEGAVRDVAIQAVIHGDDIVNDELFEKCFKNIVPLSKTAPERIEAIRIWGRERAVPASGISWNTTPYDSAAGKRSIII, encoded by the coding sequence ATGGCAAACAAAGTAGAATTCAAAACTTCGCTTTTGCGGATGTTCAGAGCAAGAATACCCTTTATATCTATTAGAAGTATTGAAAGGGCAAGGGTATTGGAAGTTGTTCAGCAATTGGCTGAAGAAATCAATATCCCTATTTATGTACACAGCCTGTCACATGGAACAATGGATATTAAAACCAGGAAAAGTGTGAATGATGACCGGTCTGTTGCAGGCGGACTGGATTATGCCGTTCAGTATATTTCACAAAAACAGAACCTGACTTTTGTTTTTAATGAAGTAAGTGATATTGAAGATGATAACCTGGTCTCCAGGCATATTTATGATTGCGTTATTCAGGCTATCGAAAGAGGAGGGAGTATTTGTTTAATTACCACAAAAAGTATTTGGCCTCAATTACAGCGATTGGGAATGACAATCACATTGAATGCGCCAAACGAGGAAGAAATGCTGGAAGTTGTTAAAGATTGTGTTACACCTTATAAAAATTCTATTCCACTGGAATGGGACGAAACCGATTATAAAATGGCTGCTACTATTTTAGCAAATATGACTAAAATAGAAGCAGAAAACGTTTTGGCCACTCAAATGGCTAAAGGATCTCTAACCAAAGATGATATCAGAGAACTCAGTAATGCAAAAGATAAATTATTCAGCGACATTTCTGGATTGGAAAAAGTAAAGATTGATCCTGCTACACTTTCAGTTGCAGGCTTAAGTGGGCTTCAAAATTGGCTTGATAATCAAAAAAAACTCTTAACATCTAATCTCAAAGCGAGAAAAATGAGACCACCAAGAGGAGTTCTTTTAGTGGGGGTTCCAGGCTGTGGTAAATCATTATCTGCGAAGTTTATTGCTGCCAATTGGAATCTGCCTTTATACCGTCTTGATCTTGCCGCAATTCAGGGACAATATCTTGGTCAATCTGAAAATAGATTAAAAGAAGCATTGGCTTCGGCCGATAATGCCGCCCCCTGCATTTTATGGATTGATGAAATTGAAAAAGGTCTTGCAGGTGCAACTTCTTCAAATGATGGTGGTACATCCATTAGAATGCTTGGTCAGTTTCTATTTTGGCTTCAGGAAAGTGAAGCCAAAGTATTTGTGGTCTCAACTGCAAATGATGTCAGCAAGCTTCCTCCGGAACTGTTACGCAGAGGACGTTTTGATGAACTGTTTTTCGTTGATCTGCCAGGTAACCAGGAGCGGAAGGATATCATCAATCTTTACATCCAACGAAATTTATTAAACCGTCCCACAGAAGGTATATTAACGAAGCTTATTGAAATTTCAGAAGGCTTTGCTGGTTCTGATCTTGAAGGAGCAGTTAGAGATGTTGCTATACAGGCAGTTATTCATGGGGATGATATAGTCAATGATGAATTATTCGAGAAGTGTTTTAAAAATATTGTACCGTTAAGCAAAACTGCACCCGAAAGAATTGAGGCGATCAGGATTTGGGGAAGAGAAAGAGCTGTTCCCGCCTCTGGTATTTCATGGAATACAACTCCATATGATAGTGCAGCTGGCAAAAGATCTATTATAATTTAG
- a CDS encoding sensor histidine kinase: protein MKQHVYLKEKKSMQEEFENQLMKSQIEVQEMTSNELAKELHDNVGQLLSCTKMFIGITQRSLAQIPDTLNLAEETLGKAINELRALTKSMDKEWLEQFDLITNLENEINRINAAKTIRINLSHCGKLGLDTQKQIILFRITQEAIQNAIKHADSENISINITTILNTIDLKIYDDGKGFDLESANTGLGIRNMKQRIGLLGGSICWDTSVYGSKINIQLPINDDKYEN, encoded by the coding sequence ATGAAACAGCATGTTTACCTGAAGGAAAAAAAAAGCATGCAAGAGGAGTTTGAGAACCAATTGATGAAGTCTCAGATAGAGGTTCAGGAAATGACATCCAATGAACTGGCCAAAGAACTTCATGATAATGTGGGGCAGTTATTGAGCTGTACCAAAATGTTCATCGGCATAACTCAAAGAAGCCTGGCTCAGATCCCCGATACTTTAAACCTTGCAGAAGAGACATTGGGTAAAGCTATTAATGAGCTTCGTGCGCTTACAAAATCAATGGACAAAGAGTGGCTTGAACAATTTGACCTGATCACCAATCTTGAAAATGAAATCAACAGGATAAATGCAGCAAAAACAATCAGAATAAATTTAAGTCATTGTGGTAAATTAGGGTTAGATACACAAAAACAAATCATTCTTTTCCGCATAACCCAGGAGGCAATTCAGAATGCAATCAAACATGCTGACTCAGAAAACATCAGTATAAACATCACTACAATATTAAATACAATTGACCTGAAAATCTATGACGATGGTAAAGGTTTTGATTTAGAATCAGCGAATACAGGTCTGGGTATCAGAAATATGAAACAACGTATTGGCTTGTTAGGAGGAAGTATCTGCTGGGATACATCTGTATATGGGTCTAAAATCAATATACAATTACCAATTAATGATGACAAATATGAAAATTAG
- a CDS encoding two-component regulator propeller domain-containing protein, which translates to MKILTLFFLLLSATLSQAQPYYFKHYQVENALSNNSVFCSTQDRSGFMWMGTKDGLNRFDGYSFKTYRHDPANQRSLGSDKVHSLLSDQPASLWVGTAQGLYHYNAVNEFFTLVKETKNRSISVLTLDHEGNLWMLSSGKVYIYNILHEKFSTVQVSQSFIPTYIYCRPNGEILLGSPDGYLARYIKTSRTFEILSLTAKNTAIGWISSIEETNDQQLIIGTTNQGIKLFDLKTNVLKDLIVMNKDKTHIFVRAIKKMNDQEYWIGTESGIYIYNHQNGKLVHLQKQNSNPYSLSDNAIYSLCKDTEGGMWAGTYFGGMNYYAAQSSIFTKYFPTQQENSISGNDIREICKDKNGNLWIGTEDAGLNKLAPGSGKFSSYFPDGSKHTIAHYNIHGLLADGDKLWIGTFEHGLDVMNINTGLITKHYHMRKGSLLRSDFILSLYKTRAGDLLIATTAGIYTYNSKKDDFDPVPGLPFLFFNNLKEDANGTIWAGTFNDGLFSFKLGNSNYKNYRNDPKDAGSLPNNTVNCIFQDSKKNLWITTDGGGLSLFHKKTGRFKSFTVKNGMPANFLFNILEDDQYKLWISSTRGLVCFDPLKKTVKVYTKTDGLLTDQFNYSSAYKDTDGRMYFGSVKGLISFLPRQLKTNTKTAPLFLTGFKIDHTEARPKKEDPVLQQSILYINHITLNNNQSSFNIDFAALSYFSPEKTEYAYKISGLYNNWQYLKTNRKIYFTKLAPGEYVFEAKAMIQGSNAWSKNNIKLFIIVLPPYWKSPVAWFIYALLFIGLTVLLIRQYHQTIQRKNNRRMEIFEHKKEKEIYQAKIEFFTNVAHEIRTPLTLIKGPMEKMIKAAGEVPALEKNLKIMDRNTDRLLNLTNQLLDFRKTEIHGFSLNFVKANISEILHDVNLQFMLAAEQKEIVYETFLPAEPVYAYIDLEAFYKIMSNLVDNAIKYGKQTVRVTLTVNEQQDQFMVRMLNDGNKIKPELALHIFEPFFRTREAEMKQGTGIGLSIAKSLAELHKGSLKLEETPADYNILVATFPIHQMIEFNLKGKWKKI; encoded by the coding sequence TTGAAAATTCTAACCTTATTTTTTTTATTGCTGTCTGCCACGCTATCACAGGCACAGCCTTATTACTTTAAACATTACCAGGTAGAGAACGCTTTATCTAATAATAGTGTGTTTTGTAGTACTCAGGACCGCAGTGGTTTTATGTGGATGGGGACAAAAGATGGCCTGAACAGATTTGACGGGTATTCTTTCAAAACTTATCGTCATGATCCTGCAAATCAGAGAAGTCTGGGCAGCGATAAGGTTCATTCGTTACTCAGTGACCAACCAGCCAGTTTATGGGTAGGCACAGCTCAGGGCCTTTATCACTACAATGCAGTTAACGAATTTTTCACACTGGTCAAGGAGACAAAAAACAGGAGTATTAGTGTACTCACGCTTGATCATGAAGGTAATTTATGGATGCTTTCTTCAGGAAAAGTATATATTTATAACATCCTTCACGAAAAATTTTCTACGGTACAGGTTAGTCAATCATTTATTCCAACTTATATTTATTGCCGTCCAAATGGAGAAATTCTGTTGGGCAGCCCGGATGGTTATCTTGCCAGATACATCAAAACATCACGCACTTTTGAGATTCTTTCTTTAACGGCTAAAAATACAGCTATCGGATGGATCTCTTCGATCGAAGAAACAAATGATCAGCAGCTTATTATCGGGACAACGAATCAGGGCATCAAATTATTCGATCTTAAAACAAACGTTTTGAAAGATCTGATCGTAATGAACAAGGATAAAACCCACATTTTTGTCCGGGCCATAAAAAAAATGAATGACCAGGAGTATTGGATAGGTACGGAATCGGGAATCTATATCTACAATCACCAAAACGGGAAACTGGTTCATTTGCAAAAGCAGAACAGCAATCCCTATTCCTTGTCTGACAATGCAATTTATTCCCTTTGCAAAGATACAGAAGGTGGTATGTGGGCCGGAACTTATTTTGGCGGAATGAATTATTATGCTGCCCAATCTTCTATTTTCACCAAATACTTTCCCACGCAGCAGGAAAATTCAATCAGTGGAAATGACATCAGGGAAATCTGTAAAGACAAGAACGGCAATTTATGGATCGGAACCGAAGATGCGGGATTGAACAAATTAGCTCCCGGAAGCGGCAAATTCAGTTCTTATTTCCCTGATGGCAGCAAACACACCATTGCCCATTATAATATTCACGGGCTGCTTGCCGATGGCGATAAGCTCTGGATTGGCACTTTTGAACACGGACTGGATGTAATGAACATCAATACGGGTTTGATTACCAAACATTATCATATGCGTAAGGGAAGTTTACTCCGGTCAGATTTTATCTTAAGTTTATATAAAACCAGGGCTGGTGATCTTCTGATTGCCACTACAGCGGGCATTTATACTTACAATAGCAAAAAGGATGACTTTGATCCTGTACCGGGTTTGCCATTTCTATTCTTTAATAACCTCAAAGAAGATGCAAACGGAACAATCTGGGCAGGAACTTTCAATGACGGACTTTTCAGCTTCAAATTGGGGAACAGCAATTATAAGAATTACAGAAATGATCCTAAAGATGCTGGCAGTCTGCCCAATAATACTGTAAATTGTATTTTTCAGGATAGTAAAAAGAACCTGTGGATTACTACAGATGGCGGTGGTTTATCTCTTTTCCATAAAAAAACAGGCCGTTTCAAATCTTTTACAGTAAAGAATGGGATGCCGGCTAATTTCCTTTTTAATATCCTGGAAGATGATCAATATAAATTATGGATCAGCAGTACGCGTGGACTAGTCTGTTTTGATCCGCTTAAAAAAACAGTTAAAGTTTATACAAAAACTGATGGTCTGCTGACCGATCAGTTCAACTATAGCTCTGCTTATAAAGATACAGACGGCAGGATGTATTTCGGAAGTGTAAAAGGACTGATTAGTTTTCTTCCGCGTCAACTGAAGACCAATACTAAAACTGCGCCTTTATTTTTAACTGGCTTTAAGATTGACCATACAGAAGCCCGGCCTAAAAAAGAAGACCCGGTATTGCAACAATCTATCCTATATATCAATCATATTACGCTGAATAACAATCAATCTTCTTTTAATATAGATTTTGCTGCATTAAGTTATTTTTCTCCGGAAAAAACTGAGTATGCTTATAAAATAAGCGGGTTATATAACAACTGGCAATATCTAAAAACTAACCGGAAAATATACTTTACAAAACTTGCTCCGGGAGAGTATGTTTTTGAAGCAAAGGCGATGATCCAGGGCAGTAATGCATGGAGTAAAAACAACATTAAACTGTTTATTATTGTACTCCCACCCTATTGGAAAAGTCCAGTTGCCTGGTTCATCTATGCACTGCTGTTTATTGGTTTAACTGTCTTGCTGATCAGGCAATACCACCAAACCATCCAGCGTAAAAACAACCGGCGTATGGAAATCTTTGAACATAAAAAGGAAAAGGAGATCTATCAGGCCAAAATTGAATTTTTCACTAATGTGGCACACGAAATACGAACACCGCTTACACTGATTAAAGGGCCAATGGAGAAAATGATCAAAGCTGCTGGAGAAGTTCCTGCATTGGAGAAAAACCTGAAGATTATGGACCGTAATACTGACCGCTTGTTAAATTTGACTAATCAACTGCTGGATTTCAGAAAAACAGAGATTCACGGTTTTTCTTTAAATTTTGTTAAAGCAAATATTTCTGAGATCCTTCACGATGTGAATTTGCAATTTATGCTTGCTGCCGAACAGAAAGAGATTGTTTACGAAACCTTTTTACCTGCAGAGCCGGTATATGCTTATATCGATCTGGAAGCCTTCTATAAAATAATGAGTAATTTGGTAGATAACGCGATTAAATATGGGAAACAAACGGTTAGGGTAACACTGACAGTAAATGAACAGCAGGATCAGTTTATGGTACGTATGCTGAATGATGGAAATAAAATCAAACCTGAACTGGCACTTCATATTTTTGAGCCCTTTTTCAGGACAAGAGAGGCTGAAATGAAACAAGGAACCGGCATCGGCCTGTCTATAGCAAAATCACTGGCCGAACTGCATAAGGGCTCCCTTAAATTGGAAGAAACTCCTGCAGATTATAATATACTGGTGGCCACATTCCCCATTCATCAAATGATAGAGTTCAACTTAAAAGGAAAATGGAAAAAGATTTAA
- a CDS encoding response regulator: MEKDLNFVSNTADDNQEKPVILLVDDHEEILEFIADDLGEKFKVLVAANGIEGLEILEREIVHLVISDVMMPKMDGFEFCKRIKSGIAFSHIPVILLTAKNSLQAKIEGLELGADVYIEKPFSPEFLQVQALSLIANRNKIKAYFSSSPLLHIKSLAYSKADEQFLKKIQMIIDQAISNPQLDVDLLTDHMNMSRPTLYRKIKSISNLSPNELINLARLKKAAELLNEGTLKIYEIAEMVGYSSQTHFGRIFAKQFGMSPTDYAASMYANQKKKV, translated from the coding sequence ATGGAAAAAGATTTAAACTTTGTATCAAATACAGCTGATGATAACCAGGAGAAACCGGTGATTCTTCTGGTGGATGACCATGAAGAAATTCTTGAATTCATAGCGGATGATCTGGGCGAAAAGTTCAAAGTCCTGGTCGCAGCGAACGGTATTGAAGGGCTTGAGATCCTGGAGAGAGAAATTGTACACCTGGTTATTAGTGACGTAATGATGCCCAAAATGGATGGTTTTGAATTTTGCAAAAGGATCAAATCAGGGATAGCATTCAGTCATATTCCAGTTATCCTGCTGACAGCCAAAAACAGTTTACAGGCTAAGATTGAGGGTTTGGAACTCGGCGCAGATGTTTATATTGAAAAGCCATTTTCTCCGGAGTTTTTACAGGTACAGGCTCTGAGTTTGATTGCTAACCGCAATAAAATCAAAGCTTATTTTTCAAGCTCTCCGCTGCTCCATATCAAGAGTCTCGCTTACTCCAAGGCAGATGAACAGTTCTTAAAAAAAATACAGATGATTATAGATCAGGCAATCAGTAATCCACAGTTAGATGTAGACCTTCTGACTGATCACATGAATATGAGCAGGCCGACGCTGTACCGGAAAATAAAGTCTATTTCCAATCTTTCTCCGAATGAACTGATTAACCTGGCAAGGCTGAAAAAAGCAGCGGAACTACTGAATGAAGGTACCCTTAAAATCTACGAGATCGCAGAGATGGTAGGATATAGTTCTCAAACTCATTTTGGCCGGATTTTCGCCAAACAGTTCGGAATGTCTCCGACCGATTATGCAGCCAGCATGTACGCGAATCAAAAAAAGAAGGTTTAA
- a CDS encoding response regulator — translation MKISIGIIDDHKLFLMSLVLMLDTFKKYEVIIQASNGQDLKDKMRLSLNHPEIMLIDVNMPVMDGLETTAWLSQNYPEIKLVALSMTDTDSTVIEMIKAGCCAYLLKDTHPNELEKALNEIYIKGQYNADVSNINFRRLLNHKPNVPLLNEKEKVFLKLACSDLTYKQIASLMFLSERTIDGYREKLFEKLNVQSRVGMVLEAIRKNIVKL, via the coding sequence ATGAAAATTAGTATCGGAATTATAGATGATCATAAATTATTTCTGATGTCATTGGTATTAATGCTGGATACTTTTAAGAAGTACGAAGTTATTATTCAAGCGAGTAATGGTCAGGATTTGAAAGATAAAATGCGATTAAGCCTCAATCATCCGGAAATCATGCTGATTGATGTAAATATGCCAGTAATGGATGGATTGGAAACTACCGCATGGCTGAGTCAGAACTACCCTGAAATAAAGCTTGTTGCACTCTCAATGACTGATACAGACAGCACCGTTATAGAAATGATTAAGGCAGGTTGTTGCGCCTATCTTTTAAAAGATACCCATCCTAACGAATTAGAAAAAGCCCTTAATGAAATTTACATCAAAGGGCAATACAATGCAGATGTCAGTAATATCAATTTCAGACGTTTATTAAATCATAAACCAAATGTTCCACTACTCAATGAAAAAGAAAAAGTATTTTTAAAACTTGCATGCAGTGATCTGACCTACAAACAAATCGCTTCTTTAATGTTTTTGAGCGAAAGGACTATTGATGGCTACAGGGAAAAATTATTTGAGAAGTTGAATGTACAAAGCCGTGTGGGTATGGTGCTCGAAGCGATTAGAAAAAATATTGTTAAATTATAA